In a genomic window of Pedobacter sp. KBS0701:
- a CDS encoding RNA polymerase sigma factor has product MKQVEDSEILAMFAVEHTRNEAFNLLLKKYQQKIYWHIRRLVLNHDDCDDLLQEVFVKVWKNLDKFRSDSQLYTWIYRIATNESITFLNKQKQRNNTPLDEVSSELADNLVASSYFNGDKLELKLQKAILTLPEKQRIIFNMKYFDDMKYEEISEVLGTSVGALKASFHIAAKKIEAFITNDEVDY; this is encoded by the coding sequence GCATACGCGTAATGAAGCCTTTAACCTGTTACTAAAAAAATACCAGCAAAAAATATATTGGCACATCCGCAGGCTGGTTTTAAACCATGATGACTGCGATGATCTTTTGCAGGAAGTATTTGTTAAAGTTTGGAAAAATCTCGATAAATTTAGAAGCGATTCTCAGCTCTATACGTGGATTTACCGTATTGCGACCAACGAATCGATTACCTTCTTAAATAAGCAAAAGCAGCGTAACAATACACCTTTGGATGAGGTATCATCCGAACTTGCCGATAATCTGGTGGCATCATCATATTTTAACGGCGATAAGCTCGAGCTTAAATTACAAAAAGCAATTCTTACCTTACCTGAGAAACAACGGATTATCTTTAATATGAAATATTTTGATGATATGAAATATGAAGAGATTTCGGAGGTACTGGGAACCTCAGTAGGCGCACTAAAAGCATCATTTCATATTGCTGCAAAAAAAATTGAAGCTTTTATTACAAATGATGAAGTAGACTATTAA